From the genome of Candidatus Margulisiibacteriota bacterium:
TAGAAAAAATCAGAGAAACAAAACCGCAGGTCATCCGAATTCTACTAACCGGTTACGCCGATATTAAAGCCGCGGAAGATGCCATAAACAAATCAGAGGTATTTCGTTTTATCAGCAAACCATGGAATGATGAAGAATTGCTTTTTACTATAAATGATGGAATAAAATTATACGATTTGAAAGAAGAAAACATCAAACTTTTAGAAGTTACTCAGAAACAAAATGAAGAGCTGAAAAAACTGGATAAATTAAAAGACGAATTTATTTCCAATGTCAGCCATGAACTGCGCACGCCCTTGAACTCAATGAACATGATTATGAGCAATATTAAAGTCGGTATTGCCGGCGATTATAATCAGTTCCCGGAAAAACTCAGGGAATATATGGAAATAATGGAACATAACAACAGCAGCCTAATGCTTCTGGTCAATGACCTGCTGGATATTTTTAAAATCAACTCTCCTGATTTTAAACTGGTGTACGAACTCGCCGACTTTAACGATATTATAAAAAAAGAACTGGATGATATGAAAATTCAATTTGAGACCAAAAATATTACCTTAGAAACCATACTCGGACAGTGTCCGAACCTGGAACTGGACCCGATGCGCATTCGGCAGGTTATTCGTAATCTGCTGTCCAATGCCTTGAAATTTACCAATTTTGAAGGTAAAGTTTCTGTTATAACCAGTTTTGAAGATAACACTATAACCTGCAAAATATCAGATACGGGCATCGGCATCGAACCGGATTTTTTAACGGTTATTTTCGAAAGGTTTAGGCAGGTTGTGGAAGAAGCCGAGGGCAAACCCACCGGCACAGGCCTGGGACTTTCTATTTGTCAAAAAATTATTGAACTGCACGGAGGTAAAATTTGGGCGGAAAGTGAATATAACAAAGGTAGCACTTTTATTTTCACTCTGCCTGTAAAAACACAATGATATTTACGAAAAAACAAAAACGTATCCTGATTATTGAAGATAATAAAGAAGCATCTTCTTTATTAAAAGACATGTTGCAAGCTGACGGGTACGACATTATACAGTCTTATGACGGTTCAAAAGGTGTAGAAATGGCCTTGCAGGAAATTCCAGATTTGATTATTTTAGATGTAATGCTGCCGGGTAAAGACGGATTTTCCGTCTGTTCAAATTTGAAATTCAAATTCAACAAAACAAAAAACATACCTGTAATCATGTTAACCGCAAGGCACGAAGATATTAGCAAAGATAAGGGCTTCATTGTGGGTGCCGATATTTACATGACCAAACCTTTCGACCCTGGCGAAATGTTAGCTAATGTAAAAAAACTGATTAACCATGGATAAAAGCAAATATATAATACTTATAGTTGAGGATGATAGCGGAACAAGAATGCTGCTCAGGGACAGACTGCGACATGAAGGATTCACAATAGAAACTGCCTCTAATGGTATTGAAGGTTTGGATAAAGCTATTAAACTGAAACCCGATATTGTTATTCTGGATGTAATGATGCCCGGGAAAAACGGTTATGTTGTATGTTCAGAGCTCAGAAAAAACCCAAAAACAAAAGAAATGTTTATTATTATGTTTACAGCGAAATCGATGATGAAAGATATGGAAGTGGGCTACAACGCTGGCGCAGACTATTATGTTCCCAAACCATTTGAGATGGACGACCTGTTGAAAAAAATAAAAATGTGTCTGAATAAAAAGATGCTGGACAAAATCTTCGACGACAAAAACTAGAAAAACATAGCTATTTGCAAAAAATAAGATCCTGAATATGTTGAAAATTCTGATCCGCTACTACCGTTGAATAAACTGGCCCCCAAATTTAATATTAAATTGTCGTTCAGACTTCGCGACAAAGTAAGTCCTGTAAAAAAACTGCTGTCCAGTATGTTTAAAACCCCGGTAGTGCTTATCGTAGACAGCGGATCAAACATATAACTAAGCATCACACCCAGATAATGACGCCCCAGATAGGGATTATCCGGAGTAAGAGTCGAGCTGTTATAATTTAGAATATTGTCTGCACCTGACCCATTATAATAATATTCCACTGCCAGACTTACCATATTGGGGAATCCATAATCAAAGCCCAGTATACCCCTTACATATAAATTGTTGTTCGCATAATCGTTAAAATAACCGATTTCACTGCGAACTTCCATACCTGTATTCAGCAAATTACCTTCCAATTCCAAACCGTTCATATTGAAACTGTCACTCATGATGTAAGAAAACGCCGCGTCAATATCGGAAAAATGACTCTTGTAACGTAACCCATATTTGTCTATAGCTCCAAAATTATCAAGATTGGTTAAAAGTTGTAAATAAGAAAGGTTGTCGCTATAGTACGTATAATTCAGTCCGAAAACTCCCAGCCTTTCTTCCTTTTCAATACTTAATGCGTTAACCGGATTAAAACGGTCGGTGGGATTCCATAAGCGACCGACTCCGAAAGGTATGCGCTGAATACCGAGGGTAAGATTATGCGGTCCGTTCTGCCAGGTGCCGTATAAACGGTAAAGATATAAACGGGCATTCAATTGTTGCCCGTCATTTAAATATAAATAAGGGTACAACGGTAAATTTAATTGTTGTTGTCTGGCTGCCAGATATGAGGCAGACTTTAAATATTGTTCGCCCATAAATGTTTCCAGATCAAAAATTCCCTTCCAGCTAAAAGTATCACTCTGTTCGTTTATTTCGGTGCGGAAACGATTATAATCATAAAAATATTGACCAGCTGTGTTATCTTTAACTGAAAATAAAAAATTTGTTTCGCTGTTGGAAAGTTCCAGTGAATGAGAAAATGCAAACAAAGTACATAAAACAAAAACCCGTATTAATCTTTTAAACAATTTTACCGTCCTTTAAAACAATTTGTTTTTTTGCTTTTTTCATAACCAGTGGATCATGTGTTGAAAATATGAAGGTTACTTTATCTTCTTCATTAAGTTTTTTCATAATTTCCAAAAGTTTTTCCGCGTTTATAGAATCAAGATTGGCTGTCGGTTCATCGGCAAGGATAAGTTTAGGTCTGCTCACTACAGCACGAGCCACGGCAACGCGCTGCTGCTGACCACCACTCATATCATTAGGTTTTTTATTCAGCAGATCACCTATTTCCAGTTCATCGGCTATCTTTTGTACCCGTTCCCTACGTTGTTTAGGGGAAACTTTTTGGAGCATCATTATGTATTCAATATTTTCGAAAGCGGTTAACACAGGTATCAGGTTATAAGCCTGAAAAATAAATCCGATATTATTCAACCGGATTTTGGCCAGTTGTTTTTCTTTGAGATGGGTAATATTTATCTCATTCAAAAAAACATGGCCGGAGGAAGGATTGTCCAAACCTCCCACGATATTCAATAAAGTGGTTTTGCCAGAACCTGAAGGCCCGGATATGGCAATAAAATCTCCTTCATTGATCTCCAGATTCACATTATTCAGCGCCTGCGTCTGCACATTTTTACCTTGGGTATAGATCTTATTTACATTTTCCATCCTGACAAAACTCATGTTTCTCACCTCCTATACAAATCTGATCGCTTCAACCGGTCTCAATTTTTTTAGTCTGCGAACCGGAATAATAGCCGATAAAAATGCCGTAAGATAAACAGCTATAAAAGCCACGATAAAATAAAAAGGATGTAGCTCCGCATATATAACCGAAGCCATTCCGTAAGAATTGAGGCCTGCGGCAAACATGCTTAGGTCCAGGCCATATGTTTTGTAATAAAGTAAAACAAAAAAACCTGCTATAGAACCGAATGCATAGCCGAATGTAGATAAAAGCACAGATTCCATATAAATAATTTTTTTAATGGTTGAGAATGGCGTTCCTACAGCGAGCATGATCCCGAATTCTTTGATCCTTTCCATAATGGAAATAAGAAGAATATTAAATAAACCGATGGCTACTGCCAAAAAAACAATAATA
Proteins encoded in this window:
- a CDS encoding HAMP domain-containing sensor histidine kinase translates to EKIRETKPQVIRILLTGYADIKAAEDAINKSEVFRFISKPWNDEELLFTINDGIKLYDLKEENIKLLEVTQKQNEELKKLDKLKDEFISNVSHELRTPLNSMNMIMSNIKVGIAGDYNQFPEKLREYMEIMEHNNSSLMLLVNDLLDIFKINSPDFKLVYELADFNDIIKKELDDMKIQFETKNITLETILGQCPNLELDPMRIRQVIRNLLSNALKFTNFEGKVSVITSFEDNTITCKISDTGIGIEPDFLTVIFERFRQVVEEAEGKPTGTGLGLSICQKIIELHGGKIWAESEYNKGSTFIFTLPVKTQ
- a CDS encoding response regulator transcription factor, producing the protein MIFTKKQKRILIIEDNKEASSLLKDMLQADGYDIIQSYDGSKGVEMALQEIPDLIILDVMLPGKDGFSVCSNLKFKFNKTKNIPVIMLTARHEDISKDKGFIVGADIYMTKPFDPGEMLANVKKLINHG
- a CDS encoding response regulator → MDKSKYIILIVEDDSGTRMLLRDRLRHEGFTIETASNGIEGLDKAIKLKPDIVILDVMMPGKNGYVVCSELRKNPKTKEMFIIMFTAKSMMKDMEVGYNAGADYYVPKPFEMDDLLKKIKMCLNKKMLDKIFDDKN
- a CDS encoding ABC transporter ATP-binding protein; the encoded protein is MSFVRMENVNKIYTQGKNVQTQALNNVNLEINEGDFIAISGPSGSGKTTLLNIVGGLDNPSSGHVFLNEINITHLKEKQLAKIRLNNIGFIFQAYNLIPVLTAFENIEYIMMLQKVSPKQRRERVQKIADELEIGDLLNKKPNDMSGGQQQRVAVARAVVSRPKLILADEPTANLDSINAEKLLEIMKKLNEEDKVTFIFSTHDPLVMKKAKKQIVLKDGKIV